The Lactobacillus sp. CBA3605 genome contains a region encoding:
- a CDS encoding NAD(P)H-binding protein: MKNVLILAANGQIAQIVEQRLLYESAFNAINLTLFLRNAHRLDKLQGSKRVTLIDGDMTNESAINQAMVNQDIVFVAVVDHDSRNRLTKNVIKAMQTNHVKRVLFTNVLGLYDEVPGEFGRWNAEMIGSGMAPARQSDQLLAASGLDYTTLRLPWLNDHDETKYLITTRNEPYNGVSGSRASIAAVVVDLVKNPDKYVGDSIGIADPDTQGEERPVY, translated from the coding sequence ATGAAAAATGTTTTAATTTTAGCAGCTAATGGTCAAATTGCTCAAATCGTTGAACAACGGTTATTGTATGAATCAGCATTTAACGCGATCAATTTAACTTTGTTTTTGAGAAATGCGCATCGTTTAGACAAGCTACAGGGCAGTAAACGGGTCACCTTAATTGATGGTGATATGACTAACGAATCCGCTATCAATCAAGCCATGGTCAATCAAGATATTGTCTTTGTGGCGGTTGTGGATCATGATTCACGCAATCGGTTAACTAAAAACGTGATTAAGGCAATGCAGACGAATCATGTCAAACGGGTCTTATTCACTAATGTACTTGGCCTGTACGACGAAGTTCCAGGTGAATTTGGTCGTTGGAATGCCGAAATGATTGGTTCTGGAATGGCACCGGCACGACAATCTGATCAGCTATTAGCAGCATCTGGCTTAGATTACACGACCTTACGTTTGCCATGGTTAAATGATCATGATGAAACTAAGTATTTGATTACGACTCGTAATGAACCCTACAACGGTGTTTCTGGATCGCGGGCCAGTATTGCGGCTGTTGTGGTTGACCTAGTTAAAAATCCTGATAAATATGTAGGGGATAGTATTGGGATTGCTGATCCTGATACTCAGGGTGAGGAACGGCCAGTTTATTAA
- a CDS encoding glycerophosphodiester phosphodiesterase family protein: MTVKSLIYGHRGVPVKFPENSLAGFAYAISQGIDGLEFDVHLTKDQVPVIMHDETIDRTTNGQGKISAYRYQELRQFQLTNGEPVPALSELLQLVSGEPVRLNLEFKTDQHYYQGIERIVLRLVHQTDLVYPVVFSSFNLRSLERGYRIDANQKYAFLSSARIGDPEGFCAAEHLEGLHLEHYQAMRHVSERVWTVDDPDAMRQLFDHQVSAVITNNFELAQDVRAEV, from the coding sequence GTGACAGTTAAATCATTAATTTATGGGCATCGTGGGGTGCCCGTTAAGTTTCCAGAAAATTCGTTGGCAGGGTTTGCCTATGCCATTAGTCAGGGGATTGATGGGTTAGAATTTGATGTGCATCTGACCAAAGATCAAGTTCCTGTTATTATGCATGATGAGACCATTGATCGGACAACCAACGGGCAGGGAAAAATTTCCGCCTATCGTTATCAGGAGTTACGTCAATTTCAGTTAACTAATGGGGAACCGGTGCCAGCTTTATCTGAATTATTGCAGCTAGTCAGCGGAGAGCCTGTTCGGCTGAATCTAGAGTTTAAAACGGATCAGCATTACTATCAGGGGATTGAACGAATTGTTTTACGATTGGTTCACCAGACGGATTTAGTTTATCCGGTGGTTTTTTCCTCGTTTAACTTAAGAAGTCTTGAACGTGGGTATCGAATTGATGCCAATCAGAAATATGCGTTCTTGTCATCGGCGCGGATTGGTGATCCTGAGGGGTTCTGTGCGGCCGAGCATTTGGAAGGGTTGCATCTAGAGCATTATCAAGCTATGCGCCATGTTTCAGAACGGGTTTGGACAGTTGATGACCCTGATGCCATGCGCCAACTGTTTGATCATCAGGTGAGTGCGGTTATTACGAATAATTTTGAGTTAGCCCAAGATGTCCGCGCTGAAGTTTAG
- a CDS encoding deoxynucleoside kinase, which yields MVIITAGMIGVGKTTLTGLIADHLGTKAFYEPVGDNPVLPLYYSDPKNYGFLLQIYFLNKRFAMIKKALADDNNVLDRSIYEDALFTTENNAEGNISDTELDVYLQLLDNMMTELTELPKKAPDLMVYSETDFDTILYRIKKRGRDYEQFDHNPELESYYYKMWTAYRKWFDAYDASPKMKLDLQTYNLEDPANQQAVLAQIDAKLATVRNPTNV from the coding sequence ATGGTGATAATAACAGCAGGAATGATTGGGGTCGGCAAAACTACTTTAACTGGTTTAATTGCCGATCACCTTGGAACTAAGGCTTTCTACGAACCCGTTGGCGACAACCCAGTTCTGCCACTATACTATTCGGATCCTAAGAACTATGGTTTCCTATTACAAATCTATTTCCTAAACAAACGCTTTGCAATGATCAAAAAAGCATTGGCCGATGACAATAACGTCCTCGACCGTTCAATCTATGAAGATGCTTTATTTACGACCGAAAACAATGCTGAAGGTAATATTTCAGATACGGAATTAGATGTTTATCTGCAATTGTTGGATAATATGATGACTGAATTAACTGAATTACCTAAGAAAGCACCTGATTTGATGGTCTATTCAGAAACCGATTTTGATACTATCCTTTATCGCATCAAAAAACGTGGTCGGGATTACGAACAGTTTGATCACAATCCTGAATTAGAATCCTACTACTACAAGATGTGGACTGCCTATCGTAAATGGTTTGATGCTTACGATGCAAGTCCTAAGATGAAGCTTGATTTGCAAACTTATAACTTAGAAGATCCCGCTAACCAACAAGCCGTCTTAGCTCAAATTGATGCTAAGCTAGCCACTGTGCGGAACCCAACTAATGTTTAA
- a CDS encoding CPBP family intramembrane glutamic endopeptidase — MQVVDRGLSWLWRVVIMVGLIVGVMVPPMLLRLINALSQQSGTEIWRLVLIGVYFLVYLGVISLATVVYRHYSGTYRLKRLHHEDVGFVFGGYLAIILSEGLLQMINVLVYHQTQTQNNNAIKTLMNGSSTAMWLMAIGAVFLTPIMEELVFRGALTNLFFKQEWLKIGLSGLVFGSLHSSSTIPSFLMYVMMGLVLASVYRLSGKIQNSIIIHFIINAGAMALMLGSLLL, encoded by the coding sequence ATGCAAGTGGTTGATCGTGGATTGAGTTGGCTATGGCGAGTGGTAATTATGGTGGGCTTAATTGTTGGGGTAATGGTGCCACCGATGCTATTGAGATTAATTAATGCGCTTAGTCAGCAGTCGGGAACTGAAATTTGGCGGTTGGTCCTAATTGGGGTGTATTTCCTAGTTTATTTGGGCGTCATTAGTCTGGCAACGGTGGTGTACCGGCATTATAGTGGCACTTATCGGCTAAAACGACTACATCATGAGGATGTTGGGTTCGTCTTTGGCGGTTATTTAGCGATTATTTTATCTGAGGGCCTGCTTCAAATGATCAATGTTTTGGTATACCATCAAACGCAGACTCAAAATAATAATGCCATTAAAACGTTAATGAATGGGAGTTCCACTGCAATGTGGCTCATGGCAATCGGGGCAGTTTTTTTAACACCTATCATGGAAGAATTAGTGTTTAGAGGTGCGTTAACAAACTTATTTTTTAAGCAAGAATGGCTAAAAATCGGGCTGAGTGGGCTGGTTTTCGGCAGTTTGCATAGTAGTTCGACTATTCCTAGTTTTTTAATGTATGTGATGATGGGCCTAGTATTAGCTAGTGTTTATCGATTATCGGGCAAGATTCAAAATTCGATTATTATCCATTTCATTATCAATGCCGGCGCAATGGCCTTGATGTTAGGATCGTTGTTGCTTTAA
- a CDS encoding GHKL domain-containing protein has translation MLQILINRELRQRRVYLAVVLMASFLTGLYMLYDDYSDIATFIVNLGLLWFVRDKKYFIVTSLTATLAYILFSFFGNFATETIFHLFHLGIDQWSGWLFEIVGEAIVTACMLAVAVSFQLLYKRHVKQFRDEVMLNVIMSALVVAAIAFFTIATAADNYNIGSGFLGILMLIMIAILLINGGTFIYLFYSYTMRVQAHRQALERHQYDIYVKNLESSYQNLRKFRHDYQNILLSLGEYIQATDSSELKQYFNQVVDRSKQSLTRDFGHFDNLDRIKDKSLKAIIQNKFSIARQAGIQVRLEATDAITDLAIDPVTLARVSGILLDNAIEAVTGQSGGEIAVAIVKYPRMVELIFTNSLQGPIKRLDELLVAGHTSKGQGHGQGLATVRELLDPLENVTFELGASQRFEFVISIESE, from the coding sequence ATGCTACAAATTTTGATTAATCGAGAATTACGGCAACGGCGTGTTTACCTTGCAGTAGTCTTAATGGCAAGTTTCTTAACCGGACTTTACATGTTATATGATGATTATTCTGATATTGCAACTTTTATAGTCAATTTAGGGCTATTGTGGTTCGTCCGGGATAAAAAATATTTTATTGTGACGAGTTTGACAGCGACACTCGCTTATATTTTATTTAGTTTCTTTGGTAATTTTGCAACCGAAACGATTTTTCATTTATTCCATTTAGGTATTGACCAATGGAGTGGCTGGTTATTTGAAATTGTTGGGGAGGCGATTGTGACGGCCTGTATGTTGGCAGTCGCGGTCAGTTTTCAATTGTTGTATAAGCGCCATGTCAAACAATTTCGCGACGAGGTCATGCTGAATGTTATTATGAGTGCGTTAGTAGTGGCCGCAATTGCTTTCTTTACGATTGCTACGGCAGCGGACAACTATAACATTGGTTCCGGCTTTTTAGGGATATTAATGCTGATTATGATTGCCATTCTGTTAATTAACGGTGGGACCTTTATCTATCTTTTTTACAGTTATACGATGCGGGTACAAGCCCATCGGCAGGCGTTAGAACGGCATCAATATGATATCTATGTTAAAAATCTAGAAAGTAGCTATCAAAATTTACGTAAATTCCGTCATGACTATCAAAATATTTTATTATCATTAGGGGAGTACATCCAAGCAACCGATAGTTCAGAATTAAAACAATATTTTAATCAAGTGGTTGATCGCTCTAAGCAGAGTTTGACGCGTGATTTTGGTCATTTTGATAATTTAGATCGCATTAAAGATAAGTCGTTAAAAGCGATTATTCAAAATAAATTTTCGATAGCCCGGCAGGCGGGCATTCAAGTTCGCTTAGAAGCAACTGATGCGATTACTGATTTAGCCATTGATCCTGTAACATTAGCACGGGTCAGCGGTATTTTATTGGATAATGCGATTGAAGCTGTCACGGGTCAAAGCGGTGGCGAAATCGCCGTGGCAATTGTCAAATACCCAAGGATGGTTGAATTGATTTTCACTAATTCGCTACAAGGCCCGATTAAGCGGTTAGACGAATTATTGGTAGCCGGACATACATCGAAAGGTCAAGGTCATGGTCAGGGACTAGCTACCGTACGAGAATTACTGGATCCCTTAGAAAATGTGACCTTTGAGTTAGGCGCTAGTCAGCGATTCGAATTTGTAATCAGTATTGAAAGTGAGTGA
- a CDS encoding universal stress protein: protein MTQYKKILVGIDTSEQSQLALDKAIAIASQNQATLDIVTIINTEKFIGITQGPMGFGATNPQILDDLTTDLKANLAAARQTAEKAGVTEVRVHLHSGNSKLLLATTLPELYGNDLIIVGATGLNAISRILIGSNAAYVVRNAACDTLIVRTDLNQQAVAQQKRLIRKL, encoded by the coding sequence ATGACCCAATATAAAAAGATTCTCGTTGGTATCGATACTTCTGAACAATCACAACTTGCCCTAGATAAAGCAATTGCGATTGCGAGTCAAAATCAAGCCACTTTAGACATTGTGACGATTATTAACACGGAAAAGTTTATCGGCATTACACAAGGACCAATGGGGTTTGGTGCCACGAATCCCCAAATTTTAGATGACCTAACAACTGATTTAAAGGCGAACTTGGCCGCTGCTCGTCAGACCGCTGAAAAAGCTGGTGTGACTGAGGTCCGGGTGCATTTGCATTCTGGTAATTCCAAGTTGCTATTGGCGACGACATTACCGGAACTGTATGGCAACGATTTAATTATTGTTGGCGCCACGGGGCTGAATGCCATTTCTCGTATCTTGATTGGATCGAATGCGGCCTATGTGGTTCGCAATGCGGCTTGCGATACGTTGATTGTCCGAACTGATTTGAACCAACAGGCGGTTGCACAGCAAAAACGGTTGATCCGCAAACTTTAA
- a CDS encoding NAD(P)H-hydrate dehydratase has protein sequence MKPITSALVRQTIIKRPVDSYKGTFGRVMLIGGNENFGGAIIMAAMAATYSGAGLVTVATAASNFTSLHAHLPEAMALDYTQTTAVLALLPTMDVIVIGPGLGTEPLAVQLLQHVLQTVTPQQRLVIDGSAITLLAAAQTSLPVAQIVVTPHQMEWQRLSGLKIADQTPAANQAAQRRLHAIAVVKAHHTTVYTDTDAWENRGGTPAMATGGMGDTLAGMIGGFAGQFADFTDSILSAVYLHSAIADDFAKDQYVVLPHQISHAIPKYMHDFAQ, from the coding sequence TTGAAACCAATCACATCAGCACTAGTCCGCCAAACAATTATCAAGCGACCGGTTGACTCTTATAAAGGGACATTTGGTCGGGTCATGCTAATTGGTGGTAATGAAAACTTCGGCGGGGCCATTATCATGGCCGCAATGGCCGCTACTTATAGCGGAGCTGGCTTAGTCACAGTAGCCACGGCTGCCAGTAATTTTACTAGCTTACACGCCCATCTACCGGAAGCAATGGCATTAGATTACACCCAAACAACGGCTGTATTAGCGTTATTACCGACCATGGATGTTATTGTCATCGGTCCCGGGCTCGGTACCGAACCTTTAGCCGTTCAGTTATTACAACACGTCTTACAAACAGTGACACCCCAGCAACGGTTAGTCATTGATGGCTCCGCAATCACTTTATTAGCCGCAGCGCAAACAAGCCTACCAGTCGCACAAATCGTGGTCACACCCCACCAGATGGAGTGGCAACGCTTGAGTGGCCTAAAAATCGCTGACCAAACACCAGCTGCTAATCAGGCAGCCCAACGACGCTTGCATGCTATCGCAGTCGTTAAGGCCCACCATACAACCGTTTATACGGATACTGATGCTTGGGAGAACCGTGGCGGAACACCAGCTATGGCAACAGGTGGCATGGGCGATACATTAGCCGGTATGATTGGCGGTTTCGCTGGGCAATTCGCAGATTTTACGGATTCAATTTTGAGTGCCGTCTACTTACACAGTGCGATTGCTGATGATTTCGCCAAAGACCAGTACGTGGTCTTGCCTCATCAAATTAGTCATGCTATCCCTAAATACATGCATGATTTCGCGCAATAG
- the mscL gene encoding large-conductance mechanosensitive channel protein MscL — MIEEFKTFIARGNVIDLAVGVIIGSAFTSIVKSLTNNLINPFIGIFLGQIDLSNLKVSIGEATFRYGAFLNAVINFFIVAIVVFILVKIINHLVKPEPVAEEEPDLSAQYLAEIRDLLKEQAENKH; from the coding sequence ATGATTGAAGAATTTAAAACATTTATTGCTCGCGGCAACGTCATCGACTTAGCAGTCGGGGTTATTATTGGGTCGGCATTTACCTCGATTGTTAAATCTTTGACGAATAACTTAATTAATCCATTTATTGGGATTTTTCTAGGCCAGATTGATTTATCTAACCTTAAAGTTAGTATCGGTGAAGCCACTTTTCGCTACGGCGCCTTTTTGAATGCGGTCATTAACTTTTTTATTGTTGCCATCGTCGTCTTTATCTTAGTTAAGATTATCAATCACCTTGTTAAACCGGAACCGGTCGCTGAAGAAGAACCTGACTTATCCGCTCAATATTTAGCCGAGATCCGTGATTTATTGAAAGAACAAGCTGAAAATAAGCATTAA
- a CDS encoding LytTR family DNA-binding domain-containing protein — MLKTFVVEDDPEQLATLKAIIDNHIMINDFEMSLVLATNQAQTLLDYLEKQGAVEGLYFLDIEYPGQALNGLGLATKIRELDVNAKIVFVSTHSEMAFLTFERRIEPLDFIVKDLGQATVKEKVEKDIRIAYARYLKQGVVSKAMFAYSKGGQLFNLPVNQVLFIETGPSRNKLILHLVDRIVQYNGKISDETVAHPELFRVHKSFIVNPERLVRIDKQAQLGCFENGETVSISSRKMHDLLGLIKQAQLTVKLD, encoded by the coding sequence GTGTTAAAAACTTTTGTAGTTGAAGATGATCCGGAGCAATTAGCAACGTTAAAAGCAATCATTGATAATCATATTATGATTAATGATTTTGAAATGTCGTTAGTTTTAGCAACGAATCAGGCGCAAACGTTACTGGACTATCTTGAAAAACAAGGGGCCGTTGAAGGGTTATATTTCTTGGATATTGAGTATCCAGGGCAGGCGTTAAATGGCTTAGGGTTAGCAACTAAGATTCGTGAATTGGATGTTAATGCTAAGATTGTGTTCGTGTCAACGCATTCAGAGATGGCTTTTTTAACATTTGAGCGTCGGATTGAACCGCTAGATTTTATTGTCAAAGATTTAGGACAAGCAACGGTTAAAGAAAAAGTTGAGAAAGATATTCGAATTGCATATGCGCGTTATTTGAAGCAAGGGGTCGTTAGCAAGGCCATGTTTGCTTATTCTAAAGGGGGCCAGTTATTCAATCTACCAGTGAACCAAGTCTTGTTTATTGAAACCGGGCCTAGTCGGAATAAGCTGATCTTGCATCTAGTGGATCGGATCGTGCAATATAATGGCAAAATTAGCGATGAGACGGTGGCACATCCGGAATTATTTCGAGTGCACAAGAGTTTTATTGTTAATCCTGAGCGATTAGTTCGAATTGATAAGCAAGCCCAGTTAGGCTGTTTTGAGAATGGTGAGACGGTGTCAATTTCTTCACGGAAAATGCATGACTTATTAGGCTTAATTAAACAGGCTCAGTTAACCGTTAAACTAGATTAA
- the pepV gene encoding dipeptidase PepV, translating to MTIDWQALAAEHKADYLTDLTTMLRVPSFRDDSQATAEAPLGPGPKAALTTFLAIAARDGFKTKNIDNLVGYAEYGEGDETLAVLAHVDEMPAGNGWDTDPFEPTIKDGKLYARGASDDKGPGMAAYYGLKLVKELGLKLNKKVRFIVGTDEESNWTGMKRYFEVEPAPTLGFSPDAEFPLINGEKGNVSLQVHFGNTDTGDLNLVSFDSGLRENMVPREAVAVVTTSANEQLAADFTAFLDQQPVTGELKVVADGVQLEVIGKAAHGMEPKNGINAGTYLASFLNQYPFAGDARDFLAFTANQLHDDSRVHQLGLAFTDDVMGDLTMNVGLLHFDHQAGGDLTLNFRYPKGIEPQELTAGVQAKLPAQATVSQGDFMVPHYVDPEDPIVKDLMAVYRRQTGDHNSQPEIVGGGTYGRMMKRGVAFGALFPHTEDTMHQANEFQPVDDLMAAMAIYGESIAVLATDK from the coding sequence ATGACAATTGATTGGCAAGCACTAGCGGCTGAACACAAAGCGGATTATTTAACTGACTTAACGACCATGTTACGCGTACCGAGTTTTCGAGATGATAGTCAAGCAACGGCAGAGGCACCTTTAGGGCCAGGCCCCAAAGCAGCTTTAACCACGTTCTTAGCGATTGCGGCACGTGATGGCTTTAAGACAAAAAATATCGATAACTTAGTGGGTTATGCGGAATATGGCGAAGGCGATGAAACGTTGGCAGTTTTAGCTCATGTTGATGAGATGCCTGCTGGTAATGGTTGGGATACCGATCCTTTTGAACCGACGATTAAAGATGGTAAGCTCTATGCACGTGGGGCTTCTGATGATAAAGGCCCGGGTATGGCAGCTTACTATGGCTTAAAATTAGTTAAAGAATTAGGGTTAAAATTAAATAAAAAAGTTCGGTTTATTGTTGGTACTGATGAAGAAAGCAATTGGACTGGGATGAAGCGTTACTTTGAAGTGGAACCAGCGCCAACGTTAGGATTTTCACCGGATGCGGAATTTCCATTAATCAATGGTGAAAAAGGGAATGTTAGCTTACAAGTTCACTTTGGTAACACGGATACCGGTGATCTTAACTTAGTTTCATTTGATTCTGGGCTACGTGAAAACATGGTGCCACGTGAAGCAGTCGCAGTTGTGACTACTTCGGCTAATGAACAATTAGCTGCTGATTTTACGGCATTCTTGGATCAACAACCGGTTACTGGTGAATTAAAAGTAGTTGCTGACGGGGTTCAACTAGAAGTGATTGGTAAAGCGGCGCATGGCATGGAACCTAAAAACGGCATCAATGCCGGGACTTACCTTGCAAGTTTCTTAAATCAATATCCTTTTGCTGGTGATGCACGAGACTTTCTAGCATTTACTGCCAATCAATTACATGATGACTCACGGGTGCATCAATTAGGACTCGCTTTTACGGATGATGTGATGGGCGATTTGACGATGAACGTCGGGTTACTGCACTTTGACCACCAGGCTGGTGGCGACTTAACCTTAAATTTCCGTTATCCTAAGGGGATTGAACCACAAGAATTAACGGCTGGCGTCCAAGCTAAATTACCCGCACAGGCGACGGTTAGCCAAGGTGACTTTATGGTACCGCACTACGTTGATCCCGAAGATCCGATTGTTAAGGATTTAATGGCTGTTTATCGGCGTCAAACGGGTGATCATAACTCACAACCAGAAATTGTAGGTGGTGGCACCTATGGCCGGATGATGAAGCGTGGCGTGGCTTTTGGGGCTTTATTCCCACACACCGAAGATACGATGCATCAAGCGAATGAATTTCAACCAGTTGATGACCTGATGGCTGCAATGGCGATCTATGGAGAATCAATTGCCGTCTTAGCGACAGACAAGTAA
- a CDS encoding MarR family winged helix-turn-helix transcriptional regulator, with protein sequence MATPTKNILLDEQLCFALYTASKRFNHFYAEALAPFKLTYPQYITLLALWENSPMTVRELGSHVNLDSGTLTPLLKRMQTQGWVERNRDENDERQVNISLSTKAIDAKPEIFAHVNNCMELLGMDEKTYNETRETVNFAADRIKHANPEKIKYTGNDF encoded by the coding sequence ATGGCTACGCCAACAAAAAATATTTTACTTGATGAACAATTGTGTTTCGCTTTATATACTGCGAGCAAACGCTTTAATCATTTTTACGCAGAAGCACTCGCGCCATTCAAGCTTACCTATCCCCAGTACATCACCCTGTTAGCCCTTTGGGAAAATAGCCCGATGACTGTCCGGGAACTAGGCTCGCACGTTAACTTAGATAGTGGGACATTGACACCACTACTTAAGCGGATGCAAACCCAAGGCTGGGTTGAACGTAATCGTGATGAAAACGATGAACGTCAAGTTAACATTTCACTTTCAACTAAGGCCATTGATGCCAAACCAGAAATTTTTGCACATGTAAACAACTGCATGGAATTACTTGGCATGGATGAAAAGACTTACAATGAAACTCGTGAAACGGTCAACTTTGCGGCCGATCGGATTAAGCACGCCAATCCCGAAAAGATTAAATATACTGGCAACGACTTTTAA
- a CDS encoding GtrA family protein: protein MRALTKIYRRYRYFWKYALFGFMGALVNVLAFWVLHSVLLEHYLFSNTIAWILATLFSFFTNKAVVFQSKSKNFWQGCREFISFMLTRGLSYLFDTLLMFVGISVLFWGPMLVKIIDQLLVGLFNYGTSRLIFMEHNQKMRIRQQLMKRLNNRNE from the coding sequence GTGCGAGCGTTAACAAAAATCTACCGGCGATATCGGTATTTCTGGAAATATGCCTTGTTTGGCTTTATGGGAGCGTTAGTGAACGTCCTGGCCTTTTGGGTCTTACATTCGGTATTGCTAGAACATTATTTGTTTTCTAATACGATTGCTTGGATTTTAGCAACTTTATTCAGCTTTTTTACGAATAAAGCCGTCGTGTTCCAATCAAAATCTAAAAATTTTTGGCAGGGATGTCGTGAGTTTATTAGTTTCATGTTGACCCGCGGGTTATCCTACCTATTTGATACATTGCTAATGTTTGTTGGGATTTCAGTTTTATTCTGGGGGCCCATGTTAGTAAAAATTATTGATCAGCTATTAGTGGGGCTGTTCAATTACGGCACATCACGCTTGATTTTTATGGAACATAATCAAAAAATGCGTATTCGTCAGCAATTGATGAAACGGCTCAATAATCGCAACGAGTAG
- a CDS encoding Cof-type HAD-IIB family hydrolase, producing MYKMIVCDLDETLMNDDGTLSAANAAAIQAATKKGVYFVPNSGRSYTSFQNDLAQMQLRDRADQYSISYNGGLILENAGNRVMAVNAMPFETAKQVFEIGAANPQATTHVYTQDTLYIYHATPEDSAYLTNRGVTFTALTTADFDRFKTANVMKVIMALPTMAQRQQMQAAVEAQVNPAELAVTYSSDRYVEFNRAGVNKGTASLQLGAQLGIKPDEIIAVGDNSNDLPMLTAVGLPISVANGIESVKAAAKYVTVATNNQDAMAEIINKFIL from the coding sequence ATGTATAAAATGATCGTATGTGATTTGGATGAAACTTTAATGAACGATGACGGCACGCTTTCGGCGGCCAACGCGGCAGCGATTCAGGCGGCTACAAAAAAAGGTGTGTACTTTGTGCCTAATTCAGGCCGAAGTTATACATCATTTCAAAATGATTTAGCACAGATGCAGTTAAGAGACCGAGCGGATCAATATTCGATTTCGTATAATGGTGGCTTGATTTTGGAAAATGCTGGGAATCGGGTTATGGCAGTAAATGCGATGCCATTCGAAACGGCAAAACAAGTCTTTGAAATTGGCGCGGCTAATCCACAAGCAACGACCCATGTTTATACGCAGGATACACTCTATATTTATCATGCCACACCGGAAGATTCGGCTTATTTGACTAATCGAGGTGTCACATTCACGGCCTTAACCACAGCGGACTTTGATCGTTTCAAGACGGCGAACGTGATGAAGGTGATTATGGCGTTACCAACGATGGCGCAAAGACAGCAGATGCAAGCTGCCGTGGAAGCGCAAGTGAATCCAGCTGAATTGGCCGTGACCTATTCTTCGGACCGTTACGTGGAATTTAATCGGGCCGGGGTCAATAAAGGGACTGCCTCGCTTCAATTGGGCGCACAACTGGGAATTAAACCTGATGAAATTATTGCGGTCGGGGATAACAGTAATGACTTGCCGATGCTTACTGCGGTTGGCTTGCCGATTAGTGTGGCTAACGGCATTGAGTCAGTTAAAGCAGCTGCTAAATACGTGACGGTCGCAACTAATAACCAAGATGCGATGGCTGAAATTATTAATAAATTTATCTTGTAA
- a CDS encoding DUF1516 family protein gives MFLWIHLLSWLWLVIMVSLGLTRHSVKLANRYLILSRLGYLLLIISGVYLATKTVGQAWFLTLLKSALGIGSIGLIEVAFARKQESHLSRQLIIVLVSGLLLTLICGVGLHWLLTGQVI, from the coding sequence ATGTTTTTATGGATTCATTTATTAAGTTGGCTCTGGTTAGTCATCATGGTTAGCCTAGGACTTACACGACATTCCGTTAAATTAGCCAATCGTTATTTAATCTTAAGTCGATTGGGCTACTTATTATTAATCATTAGTGGCGTCTACTTAGCAACTAAAACGGTCGGCCAAGCTTGGTTCTTAACTTTGTTAAAATCCGCCTTGGGGATTGGTTCAATCGGCTTAATTGAGGTCGCCTTTGCGCGTAAACAAGAAAGTCACCTCTCCCGCCAATTGATTATAGTCTTAGTTAGTGGCCTACTTTTAACCCTAATTTGTGGTGTCGGATTACATTGGCTACTAACTGGTCAAGTGATTTAA